In the Flavobacterium acetivorans genome, one interval contains:
- the trpA gene encoding tryptophan synthase subunit alpha yields the protein MNRIHQKLQETKKILSIYFSAGYPSLNDTVQIIQDLEKNGIDMIEIGLPFSDPLADGPTIQASSTQALHNGMTTQVLFDQLKDIRKTVSIPLVIMGYFNPMLQYGIENFCQKCAEIGIDGLIIPDLPVDVYADEYKATFEKYGLKNIFLITPQTSEERICFIDSVSDGFIYMVSSASVTGSQTGFGSTQEAYFKRIADMNLKNPQVIGFGINNKETFEQATQFAKGAIIGSAFITHLTENGTGKIAEFVKAIR from the coding sequence ATGAACAGAATACATCAAAAATTACAAGAGACTAAAAAAATACTTTCCATCTATTTTTCAGCGGGCTATCCTAGCCTCAACGATACGGTGCAAATCATTCAGGATTTGGAAAAAAACGGTATTGACATGATCGAAATCGGCTTACCTTTTAGTGACCCCTTAGCCGATGGACCAACCATTCAGGCAAGTTCAACCCAAGCCTTACACAACGGAATGACAACCCAAGTTTTGTTTGACCAATTAAAAGACATTCGCAAAACAGTATCTATTCCTCTGGTGATCATGGGCTATTTCAACCCAATGTTGCAATACGGAATTGAGAATTTCTGCCAAAAATGTGCCGAAATTGGTATCGACGGACTAATTATTCCCGATCTTCCGGTGGATGTGTATGCGGACGAATACAAAGCTACTTTCGAAAAATACGGCTTGAAGAATATATTCTTAATTACACCACAAACTTCTGAGGAACGCATCTGTTTTATAGACAGCGTATCGGATGGATTTATTTATATGGTGAGTTCCGCCAGTGTTACGGGTTCACAAACCGGTTTTGGGAGCACACAGGAAGCCTACTTTAAACGCATAGCCGACATGAATTTGAAAAACCCTCAAGTAATAGGCTTCGGAATCAACAACAAAGAAACTTTTGAGCAAGCCACACAATTCGCCAAAGGAGCGATTATAGGAAGTGCTTTTATCACGCATCTTACCGAAAATGGAACTGGAAAAATCGCAGAATTTGTAAAAGCGATTCGATAA
- a CDS encoding gamma-glutamylcyclotransferase family protein, producing the protein MEQLFSYGTLQSKEIQMQVFNKLLIGTPEQLLGYKLKDLQIEEEFGMEDYFVAIPSENPSDAIKGIAFSISSEDLIKADQFESNAYKRTQITLESGITAWIYIES; encoded by the coding sequence ATGGAACAGCTATTCTCTTACGGTACATTGCAGTCAAAAGAAATTCAAATGCAGGTTTTCAACAAACTGTTGATTGGAACACCAGAGCAGCTTTTAGGATACAAACTAAAAGATTTACAAATAGAAGAAGAATTTGGAATGGAAGATTACTTTGTAGCCATTCCCAGTGAAAATCCTTCGGATGCAATAAAGGGTATTGCTTTTAGTATTTCCAGTGAAGATCTTATAAAAGCAGATCAATTTGAATCTAATGCTTATAAAAGAACTCAAATAACATTGGAATCTGGAATAACGGCTTGGATTTATATTGAGAGTTAA
- a CDS encoding DUF4494 domain-containing protein translates to MSAIWYECKVKYRKTDETGGQKVTTEPYLVDAISYTEAEKRINEEMAAYVSEEFKITNIKVANYAEIHPFENADRWFKSKVSLVAYDEESGKERKTNMYLLIQANDVKEAYDNTIHVMKNTMGDYSIPAISESPIMDVFPYFSGEEGDLEKLERFNALKASKPEVAAEIVDHMEFAVEEETVS, encoded by the coding sequence ATGAGCGCAATTTGGTACGAATGCAAAGTAAAATATAGAAAAACCGATGAAACGGGAGGACAAAAAGTGACTACTGAACCTTATTTGGTAGACGCGATTTCCTATACCGAAGCCGAAAAGAGAATCAATGAAGAAATGGCAGCTTATGTTAGTGAAGAATTTAAAATCACCAATATCAAAGTGGCTAATTATGCCGAAATTCACCCTTTTGAAAACGCAGATCGCTGGTTTAAATCGAAGGTTTCTCTAGTGGCTTATGACGAAGAAAGCGGTAAGGAACGCAAGACCAATATGTATTTATTGATCCAGGCCAATGATGTAAAAGAAGCCTATGACAATACCATTCATGTGATGAAAAATACGATGGGCGACTATTCTATTCCTGCCATTTCAGAATCGCCTATTATGGATGTTTTTCCCTATTTTAGTGGCGAAGAAGGAGATTTGGAAAAATTAGAACGGTTCAATGCGCTTAAAGCTTCTAAACCGGAAGTAGCAGCAGAAATAGTGGATCACATGGAATTTGCTGTAGAGGAAGAAACTGTTTCCTAA